A window of Paenibacillus phoenicis genomic DNA:
GGCAGTTTCGGCGGGAGGATTTTAAACCGGATCCGGCTGTAAGTAAGCAGCTCAACACCTATTTGGGTTACGCGAAAAAAGCGTTAAGCAAATCAAGCAGTTATGAATCGCCTTCCTTCCCAGAGAAGCAGCCGAAATATTTCATTGCTGCAGAGCCGGTGAAGGGCAAAAAGCAAGGGATTATCGCAGTAATGGATATCGGAATCTTAGGGCGGGTGCAGGATCACCAGCATAAAAACCTGCGTTTGATTCCTTATCCGAAGGAAGGCAAATTCAAGGTAGAATCGGTGCATGCGGACACGCTGAAAGACATTACGGTGAAGACGGGGCATGACAACGAAAAAGCAAGCCATTACTACGAGAACGAAATCGTTGTAATGTTCCACAGCAAGCCAACAGACGAGCAAATAAAGCAGATTTTGGCCGACATCTCCGGCAAACCGCCGCGGAAGCTGAACAGCACCTACATCTTCCGTTCGGACACGATGAGCATGAATCAGCTGAAGCAATATTTTCAAAATAAATGGCAGCCAAAGTATATCGAGCCGCATTATCTCTATCTGACCAATGAAAACGGCGACAGCATTTGGGACGATCCGGAAAGCTACTATTACAAAGACGATAAGGTAGCTGGCACCGAAGGCACCGAAGATAATCCCGAGATTCCAAACGATTTGCTGTTCTCCGAATACCAATGGAATCTGCCGATTATCGAGACGAACCGCGGCTGGAAATTGTCGAAGGGCAGCAACGACGTGATCGTAGGGGTCGTGGATACCGGCGTGGATCTGACGCACCCTGATCTGCAGGGCCGATTGCTGAAGGGCTACAACGTGATCGAACCGGACAAGGAGCCTACCGATGATGTTGGGCATGGCACGCATGTGGCGGGCATCATTTCCGCCAATGTGAACAATGGCGAAGGGATCGCCGGCATGATGTGGGGCGGCAAAATATTGCCGGTGAAGGCGCTAGACAAATCCGGTTCAGGCACAACGTATTCGGTGGCCCAGGGCATCATTTGGGCGACGGACCACGGCGCTAAAGTGATTAATATGAGCCTTGGCAACTACGCCGATGCCCAGTTTTTGCATGAAGCGATCAAGTACGCATATGAGCGGGATGTGGTGCTGATTGCGGCTACAGGGAACGATAATACCGAACGTCCAGGGTACCCTGCCGCTTATCCTGAAGTGTTGTCCGTGTCGGCAACCGACTATAACATGCAGAAAGCTTCCTTCTCCAATTACGGCGATTACATCGACGTGATGGCCCCAGGTGAAAGCATCGCCAGCACCTATCCGGATAATCAGTATGCCGCGTTATCCGGGACATCGATGGCGAGCCCGCACGTCGCAGCTCTCGCTGCTCTGATCCGATCGGTGAATCCAGACCTGAAGAACACCGAGGTCATGGACATTATCCGGAAGAACGTCATCGATCTTGGTGAAAAAGGTCGGGACAAATATTACGGGTACGGGCAGATCGACGTCTATGCCGCGTTGCAGGCTGCTGGTGGCAGTGCAGCTCCGCTGCAGTTCTGGCCGCAGTCAGTCCAACGTAAAATGGAGCGTGCGGTGGATCGCGTCAAATAACTTCCTAAACCAAAAGCCTCCGCATCGCTGGAAGTTCATCCAAGCGATGCGGAGGCTTTGACATTGATATAAGTCATGTTCCCTTTAGTGATGAAAGTTTGCCATAAGCCGGGTTCTGTACTCGTTGCGGTATAACGGGAACCACCCTCCCGCCTTGAGTGACAATCATCTATCTAGGCCGCACATTACTGAGCGGCTCCAGCAACCAACCCGGACGCGCCTCGGGCAAAGGCCGCTTCACAAAGAAGCTGCGTCCCATTAGGTCTTGCTCCAGGTGGGGTTTACCAGGAACGAAGTCGCCAGCGTTCCTCGGGGTCTCTTACACCTCGGTTCCATCCTTGCCTGTGACCCCTCCACGAAGTGGAGAAGTCCATCGGCGGTCCATTTCTGTGGCACTATCCTTCAGCTCGCGCTGACTGGACGTTATCCAGCACCCTGCCCTGTGGAGCCCGGACTTTCCTCCCGCGGCTTTGCAGCCGCCGGCGATTGTCTGTCAAACTTTCGTAAGGCAACACTAGTTAGTATACAGACATTGCCGTCCGCTGACAAGAGCGCTTTTCCGGTAAGGCTGACGTTTCCTGCCAGCTTTGGAGACGGATATTCGTAGGTCCCAGACGCCATTTTACATAAATCGAAACGGCTCGGTGTTGACCTGGGAAGCATGTACCCGGGTTGCATATTTGTCTTCGCTTAATTTTTCAGTCAGCCAAGCAGCAACGCGAGGCTTCATGATCTTCTCCGCATTATGCCCCGGGTCGACGATCGCAACCCCAGCCATCCAGGCATCCTGTGCGGTATGGTAATCTACGTCCCCGGTGACGAGCACGTCCGCCCCGCGGAATTGGGCATTTTTCCAATACCGTCCGCCTGAACCGCCCAAGACTGCAGCTTTGCGAATCGGCCGGTCCAAATCCCCGACAACTCGAACCATCGGCACGTCCAGTCGCTCTTTGACGCGCTGCACGAAGTCCCGGAGCGTAACAGGCTCCGTTAGCTTCCCAACCCGTCCAAGTCCAAAAGTGCGCCCCTTCAAATCCATAGGATACAGATCATAGGCTACCTCTTCATACGGATGCTGCTTCAGCATCGCTTGAATGACCTTGTTGCGCAGGCTATGCGGCACAACGGTTTCGATGCGTACCTCCTCGACCCGCTCCAGCTTGCCTTGGCTGCCGATATACGGGGCGGTCCCTTCTCCCGGCTTAAACGTGCCGAAGCCTTCGAGGTTGAAGCTGCAGTGGCTGTAGTTACCGATGTGGCCTGCCCCTGCGTTCAACATCGCCTGAAGCACCGGCTCGTGGTGATCCTTGGGCACAAATACGACCAGTTTATACAGGTTGTCCGTATGCACATCTTCAAGCGAGCCGGCGCTTTCGATGCCCAGTGCTTCCGCCATCCAGTCGTTCATCCCGCCGTCCGTGACGTCGAGGTTCGTATGCGCGATATATACCGCGATATCGTTTTTGATCAGCTTCTCGTACACCTTGCCCATCGGCGTGTCGCTCTGCAAATGAGCCAGCGGACGATAAATGATGGCATGATGGGCGACAATCAGATCCGCCTCTAAGGCAATTGCCTCGTCTACAACCTCCTCATTCACGTCCAATGCTACGAGCACGCCCCGAATTTCCTTCTGCAGGCTGCCTAGTTGGAGGCCAATTTTGTCCCCCTCCATCGCCACATGCTTAGGAGCCAACTGCTCCATGTATTGCACTACTGTTTGTCCTTTGGCAAACATGCCAGCACCTCCTTTAACTGCTCCGATAACCGGGTAAGCTCCGCTTCCTTCTGACGGGATGCCTCCAGCGTTGAGGAAGCCACCGACCGGCGGATCCCCTCCAGCTTACGAAGCTCTGATTCCCATTTCCTGAAAAAGACTTCATTGGGGGCCGCGGTTAATCGAGGCCCCATCATGAGCAGGAGCTCGCGAGTCAAGCTGACCCGGCCTCCCGCCAGCTGGCGTTCACGGTACAGCTCAGCGTTCCGGACCTCGGCATCCGGCTGGGCTTCGGCCATAAGCACTTCGTAAATTTTGCCGTCCTCCTCCAAGATCGCCTCTTCGGCCAAATACCAATCGTGCTCGAGCAACCAGCGGCGGACAAATTCTCCGCCAACGTTCGGCTGCAGCACGAGCCGCTTGACACCGGCCAGCTTCGCTTGGCCGGCATCGAGAATGGAGGAGATCAGCGCCCCGCCCATCCCGGCGATGGTGATCACGTCAACTTCGCCGGGTGCAATCACGGCGAGTCCGTCCCCTTTGCGGACAGAGATCCGCGCCGTCTCCCCGGCTTCAGCCACCTGACGGCGTGCCGCTTCCAGCGGGCCGTCGTTCACTTCGCCGGCGACGGCGAAGACCGCTTGTCCGCTGCGCACGGCAGCCACGGGCAGCAGCGCGTGGTCTGAACCGATATCGGCAAACCGGCATCCGGCCGGAAGCCAGTCGGCAATAAGCTGCAATCTAGCTGACAATTTCATGTCGTTATCCACACCACCCATTTTTTCCTTAATTCACAACAATAGCAGATATGCCACATAGCGATCGATAATAAAGTGCCAGGGCATCACATACCGCGGAAAGCAGCTCCACAGCGATTTGCAATGCCCAGGGAAAAACGGTAAAATAAAAACCAATAAAGAAAAAGAAGGAAATTATTCCAAAAGAAAGGGACGACGCTTAACGGACATCAGAGCCGTTATCGACCTGCTTCCGGGTCTACGTCCATAAAGCGCCGCTGTAACAAAAATGACCTTGCTGCTTGGCTGCAGAAGGTCAAGATTGCAGGCGATGACGCCTATTCGAGGAAGTCCTTCAACCGCTTGCTGCGGCTAGGATGGCGCAGCTTACGGAGCGCTTTCGCTTCGATTTGCCGGATACGCTCCCGCGTTACGCCGAAGACTTTCCCCACTTCCTCAAGGGTTCTTGTACGTCCGTCGTCCAGTCCAAACCGTAAACGGAGCACGTTCTCTTCGCGTTCAGTGAGCGTGTCCAGTACATCCTCCAGCTGTTCTTTCAGCAGCTCGTAAGCCGCTGCGTCGGCTGGCGCCAAGGCTTCCTGGTCTTCGATAAAGTCGCCAAGATGGGAGTCGTCCTCTTCCCCGATCGGCGTTTCCAGCGAAACCGGCTCTTGGGCGATCTTCATGATCTCCCGGACCTTCTCCACGCTAAGATCCATCTCCGCAGCGATTTCTTCCGGAGCAGGTTCGCGTCCCAGCTCTTGCAGCAGCTGCCGGGATACCCGAATCAGCTTGTTGATCGTTTCGACCATATGAACCGGAATCCGAATCGTTCGGGCCTGGTCGGCAATCGCACGGGTAATGGCCTGACGGATCCACCAGGTGGCATAGGTACTGAATTTGAAGCCTTTCTTGTGGTCGAATTTCTCCACGGCTTTAATCAAGCCCATATTTCCTTCTTGGATCAAGTCCAAGAACAGCATGCCGCGACCAACATAACGTTTGGCGATGCTGACAACCAACCGCAGGTTGGCTTCAGCCAAGCGCCGCTTTGCCTCTTCGTCCCCGTTTTCGATCCGTTTGGCCAGCTCCATTTCGTCGTCCGCCGACAGCAGCGGTACACGTCCGATTTCCTTCAGATACATCCGAACTGGATCGTTAATCTTGATTCCCGGAGGAAGCGAGAGGTCGTCGTCATAATTAAAATCATCGTCATGCGAGTCGTCTCCATCGCCGCGGCTCCGATGATCATCGTCGCCGTCACCGGTAATGTCGATGCCGAGATCGGCCAATTGTTCAAAAAACTCGTCCATTTGCTCGGGATCCTGATCGAATGGCGAAAGCTTCTCCATAATTTCTTTATAAGTTAAGGATGATCTTTTCTTCCCTTGTTCGATCAATTGATCCCTTACCTGATCCAAGGTGAGTTCCGTTTCTAGTTCAGTATGTTGTTCATTCGTCATTTCTGGCTCCCTCCTCCCTAGAAACATCATCGAAAGTCCGTTCGTCTTACTGTCTCTCTAGGGCAATAATCTCACTTGCAATTTGCGCCGCACGCAAATAGTCACCGGCCCGTTCGGCCGAAACCATTTCCTCTTTCTTACGTTTGATCTGCTCCAGCAGCGGCACCTTCTGAATTTCACGGATACAATCGTCCAGCTCCTGTGTTGTCCATTCGGCCGGTGTATCCATCATCGCGATCGAGATGACCGTCTGCTCTAGCCGCTCATCTTGAAGTGAGGAAATGAAACGGCTGGCATCCGGGGGTTTCCCTTGCGCGTAATAGGCGTATAGATAAGCGGCAATCGCCACATGATCTTCGATGTTAAAGTTCGTCCCAAGGCGTTCGCCTACATAGCGGGACACCTCTTCGTCCTGCAGCATGAATGAAAGCAGTCTCCGTTCCGCCACATGAAAAGCGGGCAGCAACGTCGGCATGGATGCCTGCCCTTTTTTATGCCTACCATTATTCCACCTTTCGGGCTTATTATCCCCGGCATTTGCCTTTTTTTGCATAGCCGTTCTCAGCTCGTTACACTCTTGCTTCAAGCTGTCGAAGGACACCTGCAATTCGGCGGAGAGCTCCTTCAAATAAATTTCGCGTTCGCTTGGGGAGGAGAGCGCCGCAATAATCGGCATCGCCTCTTTGATATAAGCGATCTTTCCGTCTTCTTCTAGCAGTATATGGTTTTTTCTCAGATATATAAGCCTAAATTTAACGGAAGATACCGCACCATCCAAAACTTGATGGCGGAACCGTTCGGCTCCGTACTTTTGGATAAATTCATCAGGGTCCAGCCCTTCGCTGAGCATTGCGATTTTTACCTGGGAGAATCCTGCGCCTTCGAGGATCGGGATGCTCTTTAAGGCTGCAGCCTGACCGGCGGAGTCTCCGTCATAGCAGACCAATACCTCATCGGCAAGGCTCCGCATGATCGCCGCATGGTGTTCCGTCAAAGCGGTCCCCATGGTGGCGACACCGTTGTGAACTCCGGCTTCCCATGCGCTGATGACATCGCCGTAACCCTCAAACAGGACGATTTGGCCCGTCTTGCGGATCTCGTTCTTGGCTTGATGCAAATTGTAAAGAACACGGCTCTTCGTAAACAGCTTACTTTCCGGCGAATTTAAGTATTTCGGTTGCCCGTCGCCGAGCACTCTGCCCGCAAACGCAATCACTTTGCCGTTTCGGTTGTGCAATGGGAAGATGACCCGGTCGCGGAAGCGATCCACGTAACCGGAACCGTCCTGCTTCGATGACAGCAATCCACCCTTCTCCATCGTTTCTAGATTAAATGATCTCTTGTCCAAAAACTGGACGAGCGTATCCCATCTGGCGGGTGCGTAACCAATCTGGAACGTATCGATGGCCTTGTCGGTAAAGCCGCGGGATTTCAAATATTCCATCGCCGGCTTTCCGTATTCGGTGTTCTTGAGCAAATAATGATAAAGCTTGGAGGACCACTCATGGGCCTGCAGCAGCTCTTCCAACTCCCGGTTACGCGGGGTATCGGCGTAACCTCTGCCCTTATCCTCGTAAGGGATATGCGCCTCGTCCGCCATGATTCTGACAGCTTCGGGAAAGGTTAATCCTTCGATTTCCATCCTGAATTTGATGGCATTTCCGCCTTTGCCGCAGCCATAGCAATGGAAAATTTGGCGTTCGGGTGTGACTGTAAACGACGGGGTCTTCTCCGAATGGAACGGGCATAACCCCTTCAAATACTTCCCCTGCTTCGTTAG
This region includes:
- a CDS encoding S8 family peptidase — its product is MNWRRWTALGLTGAAAVAAVSLLLPSADNDKTTPRKSVTQLTVPKPAEEQKLKQSMLKRDMTATERLSRMDARGHLRSLAASSPGSIGDKLQDAAQKLQKDHKHFQAILWYDATKGQTRQFRREDFKPDPAVSKQLNTYLGYAKKALSKSSSYESPSFPEKQPKYFIAAEPVKGKKQGIIAVMDIGILGRVQDHQHKNLRLIPYPKEGKFKVESVHADTLKDITVKTGHDNEKASHYYENEIVVMFHSKPTDEQIKQILADISGKPPRKLNSTYIFRSDTMSMNQLKQYFQNKWQPKYIEPHYLYLTNENGDSIWDDPESYYYKDDKVAGTEGTEDNPEIPNDLLFSEYQWNLPIIETNRGWKLSKGSNDVIVGVVDTGVDLTHPDLQGRLLKGYNVIEPDKEPTDDVGHGTHVAGIISANVNNGEGIAGMMWGGKILPVKALDKSGSGTTYSVAQGIIWATDHGAKVINMSLGNYADAQFLHEAIKYAYERDVVLIAATGNDNTERPGYPAAYPEVLSVSATDYNMQKASFSNYGDYIDVMAPGESIASTYPDNQYAALSGTSMASPHVAALAALIRSVNPDLKNTEVMDIIRKNVIDLGEKGRDKYYGYGQIDVYAALQAAGGSAAPLQFWPQSVQRKMERAVDRVK
- a CDS encoding Nif3-like dinuclear metal center hexameric protein — encoded protein: MFAKGQTVVQYMEQLAPKHVAMEGDKIGLQLGSLQKEIRGVLVALDVNEEVVDEAIALEADLIVAHHAIIYRPLAHLQSDTPMGKVYEKLIKNDIAVYIAHTNLDVTDGGMNDWMAEALGIESAGSLEDVHTDNLYKLVVFVPKDHHEPVLQAMLNAGAGHIGNYSHCSFNLEGFGTFKPGEGTAPYIGSQGKLERVEEVRIETVVPHSLRNKVIQAMLKQHPYEEVAYDLYPMDLKGRTFGLGRVGKLTEPVTLRDFVQRVKERLDVPMVRVVGDLDRPIRKAAVLGGSGGRYWKNAQFRGADVLVTGDVDYHTAQDAWMAGVAIVDPGHNAEKIMKPRVAAWLTEKLSEDKYATRVHASQVNTEPFRFM
- a CDS encoding tRNA (adenine(22)-N(1))-methyltransferase; translation: MKLSARLQLIADWLPAGCRFADIGSDHALLPVAAVRSGQAVFAVAGEVNDGPLEAARRQVAEAGETARISVRKGDGLAVIAPGEVDVITIAGMGGALISSILDAGQAKLAGVKRLVLQPNVGGEFVRRWLLEHDWYLAEEAILEEDGKIYEVLMAEAQPDAEVRNAELYRERQLAGGRVSLTRELLLMMGPRLTAAPNEVFFRKWESELRKLEGIRRSVASSTLEASRQKEAELTRLSEQLKEVLACLPKDKQ
- the rpoD gene encoding RNA polymerase sigma factor RpoD; amino-acid sequence: MTNEQHTELETELTLDQVRDQLIEQGKKRSSLTYKEIMEKLSPFDQDPEQMDEFFEQLADLGIDITGDGDDDHRSRGDGDDSHDDDFNYDDDLSLPPGIKINDPVRMYLKEIGRVPLLSADDEMELAKRIENGDEEAKRRLAEANLRLVVSIAKRYVGRGMLFLDLIQEGNMGLIKAVEKFDHKKGFKFSTYATWWIRQAITRAIADQARTIRIPVHMVETINKLIRVSRQLLQELGREPAPEEIAAEMDLSVEKVREIMKIAQEPVSLETPIGEEDDSHLGDFIEDQEALAPADAAAYELLKEQLEDVLDTLTEREENVLRLRFGLDDGRTRTLEEVGKVFGVTRERIRQIEAKALRKLRHPSRSKRLKDFLE
- the dnaG gene encoding DNA primase, whose translation is MSTGRGIPEEVIEAVLRQHDIVDTVSKHVHLTKQGKYLKGLCPFHSEKTPSFTVTPERQIFHCYGCGKGGNAIKFRMEIEGLTFPEAVRIMADEAHIPYEDKGRGYADTPRNRELEELLQAHEWSSKLYHYLLKNTEYGKPAMEYLKSRGFTDKAIDTFQIGYAPARWDTLVQFLDKRSFNLETMEKGGLLSSKQDGSGYVDRFRDRVIFPLHNRNGKVIAFAGRVLGDGQPKYLNSPESKLFTKSRVLYNLHQAKNEIRKTGQIVLFEGYGDVISAWEAGVHNGVATMGTALTEHHAAIMRSLADEVLVCYDGDSAGQAAALKSIPILEGAGFSQVKIAMLSEGLDPDEFIQKYGAERFRHQVLDGAVSSVKFRLIYLRKNHILLEEDGKIAYIKEAMPIIAALSSPSEREIYLKELSAELQVSFDSLKQECNELRTAMQKKANAGDNKPERWNNGRHKKGQASMPTLLPAFHVAERRLLSFMLQDEEVSRYVGERLGTNFNIEDHVAIAAYLYAYYAQGKPPDASRFISSLQDERLEQTVISIAMMDTPAEWTTQELDDCIREIQKVPLLEQIKRKKEEMVSAERAGDYLRAAQIASEIIALERQ